The following proteins are co-located in the Candida dubliniensis CD36 chromosome 3, complete sequence genome:
- a CDS encoding vacuolar amino acid transporter, putative (Similar to S. cerevisiae AVT4;~In S. cerevisiae: exports large neutral amino acids from the vacuole; member of a family of seven S. cerevisiae genes (AVT1-7) related to vesicular GABA-glycine transporters) has product MASNSNSNSNSNSLFQNDKNNNSNTDIAVPTPNNSSSFRNTTITNPTPSIRSPSPSINSYNNSAIPTTITNRSIPGMSNSSINDSADSNPQSYDEQISQLNNLQNKKSLDFKTISKHLINQEDSLKTQGGDITRRLYHQMENISGSNNNNNANNNTNSNDLDDNVSIGGHSTFRDGPPPRLRTRSASFSSYLEETRRGSMASDINIPGGFRREFLINKAIQRNQQPPNFLTQNFMEFLSIYGHFAGEDFSDEDEDDDDEEEEEEEEERRDGEEEYNADEVFDEESSLLGNERRGGGLPFRQLPKKPHSHLPKKPPKGTASVFKTFLLLFKALVGSGVLFLPRAFYNGGMLFSMITLSLFGLLTFLCYIGLIQSKTILNLSSFGELGYKTYGKPLKYCILVSILLSQIGFVTTYILFTAENMIAFLSQYVSTKGNSLLLLLLGLDSSSEVLPNWLNRGNLILIQCILLIPLVLIRNLAKLSMVSLISSIFIIIGLLIIFWYSSINLINNGVGPNITNFNSNSWTMLIGVAVTSFEGIGLILPIQSSMTQPEKFPLVLSISMLIITSIFVAIGTIGYFSFGDKIKSIIILNLPQNQFAVQSILVLYSIAVFLSGPLQLFPAIKIGESLIFRHSKKNTRRHHHHHQHHHHRHHGSTEEGNNTGDDNGKLYHQSGKYNPQVKWLKNGFRAISVMFICSLAYLNADNIDKFVSFNGCFACIPLVYIYPPLIHLKSIQSKQQNKGKSKSDQIFIWLDYLLIVVGIATVIYSSYQILFLN; this is encoded by the coding sequence ATGGcatcaaattcaaactcaaattcaaattcaaattcattatttcaaaatgaTAAGAATAACAACAGCAATACAGATATAGCTGTACCTACACCAAATaactcatcatcatttcgTAATACTACTATCACTAACCCTACTCCTTCCATTAGACTGCCATCACCTTCCATAAATAGTTACAACAATAGTGCCATTCCTACTACAATAACCAATAGATCAATTCCTGGGATGTCAAATTCGTCCATTAATGATTCAGCTGATTCCAACCCCCAAAGTTATGATGAACAAATATCTCAATTAAATAACCtccaaaataaaaaatcacttgatttcaaaacaattagtaaacatttaattaatcaagAAGATAGTTTAAAAACTCAAGGTGGTGATATTACTAGGAGATTATATCATCAAATGGAAAACATATCAggtagtaataataataataatgctaataataatactaacaGTAATGATTTGGATGATAATGTTAGTATTGGAGGCCATAGTACTTTTCGTGATGGACCACCACCAAGATTAAGAACTAGAAGTGCATCATTTTCAAGTTATTTAGAAGAAACTAGACGAGGATCAATGGCTAGTGATATTAATATACCTGGTGGGTTTAGACGagaatttttaattaataaagccatacaaagaaatcaacaaccacCTAATTTCCTTACTCAAAATTTTATGGAATTTTTAAGTATTTATGGTCATTTTGCTGGTGAGGATTTTAGTGATGAAGacgaagatgatgatgatgaagaagaagaagaagaagaagaagaacgTAGGGATGGTGAAGAGGAGTATAACGCTGATGAAGTTTTCGATGAAGAATCAAGTTTATTAGGTAATGAACGAAGAGGTGGAGGATTACCATTTAGACAATTACCAAAGAAACCTCATTCACATCTTCCAAAAAAACCACCAAAAGGTACAGCATCagttttcaaaacttttttattattatttaaagcATTAGTTGGGTCAGGAGTATTATTTTTACCAAGAGCTTTTTATAATGGAGGAATGTTATTTTCTATGATTACATTGAGTTTATTTGGATTATTAACATTTTTGTGTTATATTGGGTTAATTCAATCTAAAACTATATTGAATTTGTCTTCATTTGGTGAATTAGGTTATAAAACTTATGGGAAACCATTAAAATATTGTATTTTAGTGTCAATTCTTTTAAGTCAAATTGGATTTGTCACGACATATATTTTGTTTACCGCAGAAAACATGATTGCATTTTTATCTCAATATGTATCAACCAAAGGTAacctgttgttgttgttgttgttaggATTAGATTCGTCACTGGAAGTTCTTCCAAATTGGTTGAATCGAggtaatttgattttgattcaatgCATTTTATTAATCCCTTTGGTATTAATTCGAAATTTGGCTAAATTATCTATGgtttcattaatttcatcaatatttattattattggattattaattatattttggTATTCTAgtataaatttaattaataatggtgTGGGACCCAACATtacaaatttcaattctaatAGTTGGACAATGTTAATTGGGGTTGCTGTTACTTCATTTGAAGGAATTGGATTAATTTTACCTATTCAATCATCAATGACTCAACCAGAAAAATTCCCTCTTGTATTATCTATTAGTATGCTTATTATTACCAGTATTTTTGTTGCTATTGGAACCATTGgttatttttcatttggtgataaaattaaatcaattattattttgaatttacctcaaaatcaatttgctGTACAATCTATTTTAGTATTATATTCTATTGCCGTGTTTTTATCAGGACCATTACAATTGTTCCCCGCCATTAAAATTGGTGAATCATTGATTTTCCGTcattcaaagaaaaatacaagacgtcatcatcatcatcatcaacatcatcatcatcgtcatcatgGTAGTACTGAAGAAGGTAATAATACTGGTGATGACAATGGAAAATTATATCATCAATCAGGTAAATATAATCCTCAAGTGAAATGGTTGAAAAATGGATTTAGAGCAATTTCTGTGATGTTTATTTGTTCACTTGCTTATTTAAATGctgataatattgataaatttgtttcatttaatGGTTGTTTTGCTTGTATCCCCTTGGTATATATTTATCCTCCgttaattcatttaaaatcaattcaatccaaacaacaaaacaaggGTAAATCGAAATCAGATCAAATATTCATTTGGTtagattatttattgattgtgGTAGGGATTGCTACGGTGATATATTCAAGTTATcaaattctatttttaaaCTAG
- a CDS encoding Ty1 enhancer activator, putative (Similar to S. cerevisiae TEA1) — MSANLSIPTNKRKRKNPPTSLSSSEPSTLTPLPVVPPRTEKRISCQRCRTRKIKCNYELPCFNCKRDGYQCIQPIDMRSKRLKAKEVITLQKKLDLMIKFINDCKKLPSLEAKQQFISQTNLDELINVDSINVDNDSTNGDDVLHVANHHDDDVTHNNSAIYGPTSIYDDSLMHNHHPNTKNNQTTSGKKSSYDDDNTKKEVNKNENKSIANNINNINIKDNNHNINTLNNRIDNNVNNVDNVINKMNKDPDILKCIQLFFIWQYPDHNMFIFREAFLIDFFNPKKNMLYCSKILILSICSLGAKMSTDETIYNRSKEFYQESKYLLLNSLHQPSITSLQSFMLLAFYDICNGQNSSGWMLSGCAMRMGYDLGFQLNPELWFVKSKGENNTINNLSKLDVEIRSRIYWGCYMADHFISLLLGRPSILKISDASIPVTSDLPDLEWIDDFTYNGYIKKKKSKKRSKSKHQKEKSEARGEEEEEVEEEEEEEEEDKKGLKSSSEKKHRHQEVSYISDPLNQIINLINISDNILNDIFTKTDEEQPQEQQEKSNEDLNLKSRWEKLSQYNSQIMAWKKNLPKDLRWNRTKLGKTGENPTYSGIRYYYYILLLCLNRPFVGIDQDNHNHHEHQDHDHDDNLSPLSICLNAIDDLYESINRFQKKHGYRGGSIFIVYASILSISILLLTNSRIQLASEQKNRLHFFMDVLYGCSKTWKLAEKSYNLITEKLKHLYEAGELKDVFEFIIEKKSSPSAINTSTNGLENEPNSDNNSHPIKDDEFKSQVDKKIQVKSECNQSNTDNYFPTTDTTNIIHSTTTHNNNNNNNNNSPSTFPIHQNIIDVPTSLSTMNNGANNGGGGGGSSGSSAADFFTDDNVDFLGGPPVLMTADLFNEDWESLFPDYIFNSKN; from the coding sequence aTGTCAGCCAATTTATCCATCCCAACTAATAAAcggaaaagaaagaaccCACCcacatcattatcatcatcagaacCTTCTACTTTAACCCCATTACCTGTTGTACCACCACGTACTGAAAAGAGAATATCATGTCAAAGGTGTCGAACACGTAAAATTAAATGTAATTATGAATTACCATGTTTCAATTGTAAACGAGATGGTTATCAATGTATTCAACCAATTGATATGAGATCAAAACGTCTTAAAGCTAAAGAAGTTATAACATTACAGAAGAAATTGGATTTAatgattaaatttattaatgattgtAAGAAATTACCTAGTTTAGAAGCAAAACAGCAATTTATTTCCCAAACCAATTTAGACGAATTGATTAATGTTGATAGTAttaatgttgataatgatagcactaatggtgatgatgtTTTACACGTTGCTAATCatcatgatgatgatgtgaCTCATAATAATAGTGCCATATATGGACCTACATCAATCTATGATGATAGTCTAATGcataatcatcatcctAATACTAAAAATAACCAAACTACAAGTGGCAAGAAGAGCAgttatgatgatgacaatACCAAAAAGGAAGTCAACAAAAATGAGAATAAAAGCATTgctaataatattaataatattaatattaaagaCAACAACCATAACATTAATACATTAAATAATAGAATTGACAACAATGTTAATAACGTTGATAACGTTATTAACAAGATGAATAAAGATCctgatattttaaaatgtatacaattatttttcatttggCAATATCCTGATCATAATATGTTTATATTTCGTGAAgcatttttaattgattttttcaacccCAAGAAAAACATGTTATATTGTtctaaaatattaattctTAGTATATGTTCACTTGGAGCTAAAATGTCTACTGATGAAACCATTTATAATCGATCCAAAGAATTTTATCAAGAACtgaaatatttattattaaattctcTTCATCAACCTTCAATCACATCATTACAAAGTTTTATGTTATTGGCATTTTATGATATTTGTAATGGACAAAATTCTAGTGGATGGATGTTATCTGGATGTGCCATGAGAATGGGGTATGATTTAggttttcaattgaatccCGAACTTTGGTTTGTTAAATCAAAGGGAGAAAATAAtactattaataatttgagTAAATTAGATGTTGAAATTAGATCAAGAATTTATTGGGGGTGTTATATGGCTGATCATTTTATTAGTTTATTATTGGGTAGACcatcaattttgaaaatatctGATGCATCAATCCCTGTGACCAGTGATTTACCGGATTTAGAATGGATTGATGATTTTACATATAATGGatatattaaaaagaagaaatcaaagaagcgttcaaaatcaaaacatcaaaaagaaaaatcagaaGCAAGaggagaagaagaggaggaggtggaggaggaggaggaagaggaagaagaagataaaaaaGGTTTGAAATCTTCTTCTGAGAAAAAACATCGACATCAAGAAGTTTCATATATTTCTGATccattaaatcaaatcatcaatttaattaatatttctGATAATATATTGAATGATATTTTCACTAAAACTGATGAAGAACAACCTCAAGAACAGCAAGAAAAATCCAATgaagatttaaatttaaaatcacGATGGGAAAAATTATCACAATATAATTCTCAAATTATGGCttggaagaaaaatttaccTAAAGATTTACGATGGAATAGAACTAAATTAGGTAAAACAGGAGAAAATCCAACTTATTCAGGTATTcgatattattattatattttattattatgtttAAATCGTCCATTTGTTGGAATTGATCAAGATAATCATAACCATCATGAACACCAAGATCATGAtcatgatgataatttatcGCCcttatcaatttgtttgaatgctattgatgatttatatgaatcaattaatcgatttcaaaaaaaacatgGATATAGAGGTGgttcaatttttattgtttatgcgtcaattttatcaatttcaatattattattaactaATTCGAGAATTCAATTAGCTAgtgaacaaaaaaatcGATTGCATTTCTTTATGGATGTATTATACGGATGTTCTAAAACTTGGAAATTAGCTGAAAAAtcttataatttaattacagaaaaattaaaacatcTTTATGAAGCAGGTGAATTAAAAGAtgtatttgaatttattattgaaaagaaatcatcTCCATCAGCAATTAATACAAGTACAAATGGATTAGAAAATGAACCAAACAGTGATAATAATTCCCATCCTATTAAGgatgatgaatttaaatCTCAAGTCGATAAGAAAATACAAGTCAAGTCAGAGTgtaatcaatcaaatactGATAATTACTTTCCTACCACTGATACTACCAACATCATACATTCTACTACTActcacaacaacaacaacaacaacaacaacaacagccCTTCTACATTCCCAATACATCAAAACATTATAGACGTACCAACTTCATTATCTACAATGAACAATGGTGCTAACAAtggaggtggtggtggtggtagtagtggCAGCAGTGCAGCTGATTTCTTTACTGATGATAATGTTGATTTCTTGGGTGGTCCACCAGTTTTAATGACGgctgatttatttaatgaagATTGGGAATCATTATTTCCCgattatatatttaattcgaaaaattga
- a CDS encoding GTPase-activating protein, putative (Similar to S. cerevisiae MSB3;~In S. cerevisiae: GTPase-activating protein for Sec4p and several other Rab GTPases, regulates exocytosis via its action on Sec4p, also required for proper actin organization) has protein sequence MNSRKSLFPDSSLVPLHFDSSLSFLFGNKSEKPNQDQSLNAVLGGNLHQLKPEQVWKIISTKYNNDPIQLIQQLSLDLMRKETELVVLRQEKFRREQKLYKLLQKLGNLSTIEIDQELNQVDDKLNKNIDHIIHDMIQVAIDDEIVPTTPKEKSKERFQTNKKRQDPSKNVKDSKYKDQRKSKSKIIEKSDNQQPPESKNSYFSRTNSLTEISIPKAPVELQNFRSQLSLQHPGPEKKPNSSRLSLLVQNEEVDIDKYGFVKEVRSNTPMTIRSSTSSPSPNNGQHPEPSNESSAILINNHNSHSKLHLIDQLKQISQIHDSTNLYIEKEWESLINDINRQFYTNYYQNNGPKQDDGHKNSNTNNDNNNDDRELYWKFGVRGSNLLQLKNHQQLYSSFINLINQYGIPNKYRRILWLELSGANNIRINGEYQELQSQLQVNNQNNDEINALIQSNIEQIDLDLHRTLPSNFYFNNFLELKPGIKFYKLQRILYTFVKRNPHVGYVQGMNKIVGTLLLLDDDNNNDKDKDSSDGHDDLEEDIFWLFIGLVEEILPKYTCNDKIFFNSIDEIYQDNLILKKLLLPDLLPDLSIHLNKFNIEIEILSMNWWLTLFIDLKFIELDTWFKIFDNLLITNIESNNNNDEQEEKQKDSLVNYQRIILPAMTLAIFKNLENHLISLNSRDLIYQFLNHGDDKFKFKIKFNDLMKYYIYFSKRKEVLDAFR, from the coding sequence ATGAATTCAAGAAAATCACTTTTTCCTGATTCTTCATTAGTTCCACTACATTTtgattcttcattatcttttttatttggaaataaatcagaaaaaccaaatcaagATCAATCATTGAACGCGGTATTAGGAGGTAATTTACATCAATTAAAACCAGAACAAGTTTGGAAAATCATTCTGaccaaatataataatgatcctatccaattgattcaacaattatcaTTAGATTTAATGAGAAAAGAAACTGAATTAGTTGTATTACGACAAGAGAAATTCCGTCGAgaacaaaaattatataaattattacaaaaattaGGCAATCTTTCTACgattgaaattgatcaagaattaaatcaagttgatgataaattgaataaaaatattgatcATATAATTCATGATATGATACAAGTGGCTATcgatgatgaaattgtaCCGACAACACCAAAGGAAAAATCTAAGGAACgttttcaaacaaataaGAAAAGACAAGATCCATCAAAGAATGTCAAAgattcaaaatataaagaCCAGAGAAAATCAAAGTCCAagataattgaaaaatctgATAACCAACAGCCACctgaatcaaaaaattccTATTTTAGCAGAACTAACTCATTAACAGAAATCTCCATACCTAAGGCACCAGttgaattacaaaattttaGAAGTCAATTATCATTACAACATCCTGGTCCTGAGAAGAAACCCAATTCTTCTCGATTGTCTTTACTTGTACAAAATGAAGAAGtagatattgataaatatggATTTGTTAAAGAAGTCAGAAGTAATACACCAATGACCATTCGGTCATCAACTTCATCTCCTTCCCCTAATAATGGACAACACCCTGAACCATCCAATGAATCATCAGCAATACTTATAAACAATCACAACAGTCATTCTAAATTACATTtgattgatcaattgaaacaaatatCTCAAATCCACgattcaacaaatttatatattgaaaAGGAATGGGAgagtttaattaatgatattaatcGACAATTTTATAccaattattatcaaaataatgGACCAAAACAAGATGATGGCCACAAAAACAGTAACACCAACAAtgataacaataatgatgatcGAGAATTATATTGGAAATTTGGTGTTAGAGGAAGTAATCTtttacaattgaaaaatcatcaacaattatattcttcatttataaatttaattaatcaatatgGAATACCAAATAAGTATCGACGAATATTATGGTTAGAATTATCAGGGGCCAATAATATTCGAATTAATGGCGAATATCAAGAACTACAACTGCAACTACAGGTAAATAATCagaataatgatgaaattaatgCCTTAATACAATCAAATATagaacaaattgatttagatTTACATCGAACTTTGCCTTcgaatttttattttaataattttttagaATTAAAACCAGGTATTAAATTCTATAAATTACAACGAATATTATATACTTTTGTTAAAAGAAATCCTCATGTTGGTTATGTTCAAGGTatgaataaaattgttgggacactattactactagacgatgataataataatgacaaGGACAAGGACAGTTCTGACGGTCACGATGACCTTGAGGAAGATATATTTTGGCTTTTCATTGGTcttgttgaagaaattttacCTAAATATACTTGTAATgacaaaatatttttcaattccattgatgaaatttatcaagataatttaattttaaaaaaattattattacccGATTTATTAcctgatttatcaattcatttaaataaatttaatattgaaattgaaattttatcaatgaaTTGGTGGTTaactttatttattgatttaaaatttattgaattagatACTTGgtttaaaatttttgataatttattaatcacCAATATTgaaagtaataataataacgacgaacaagaagaaaaacaaaaagataGCCTTGTCAATTATCAAAGAATTATATTACCGGCTATGACATTAGctatatttaaaaatttagaaaatCATTTGATCAGTTTAAATTCTCgtgatttaatttatcaatttttaaatcatggtgatgataaatttaaatttaaaattaaatttaatgatttaatgaaatattatatttatttttcaaaacgTAAAGAAGTATTAGATGCATTTCGATAA
- a CDS encoding dynamin-related protein, putative (Similar to S. cerevisiae DNM1;~In S. cerevisiae: Dynamin-related GTPase required for mitochondrial fission and the maintenance of mitochondrial morphology, assembles on the cytoplasmic face of mitochondrial tubules at sites at which division will occur): protein MSFQDLIPVVNKLQDIVTTTQVSDIDLPILAVVGSQSCGKSSVLENIVGKDFLPRGTGIVTRRPLVLQLINVSEDDPIVTKVPAQQSQQQQQPPQQQSQYTDSSDEINLEDHLRKMNGSTRGKKPSAEWGEFLHIPNKRFYNFNDIRREIENETLRIAGQNKGISRLPINLKIYSPNVLNLTLVDLPGLTKIPIGDQPTDIEKQTRSLILEYISKQNCIILAVSPANVDLVNSESLKLGRQVDPTGKRTIGILTKLDLMDQGTNALDILKGNVYPLKLGFIGIVNRSQQDISEHKSLDESLFDEQQFFANHPAYKTMAKRCGTKYLAQTLNKILMNHIRERLPDIKAKLNTLIGQTEHELASYGDGFGFGDSKEARGAMVLTLMTKFANSFVGSIEGTAVNETAARELCGGARIYYIYNEIFGSQLASINPTHNLSIHDIRTAIRNSTGPRPSLFVPELAFDILVKPQIKLLEAPAHRCVELVYEELMKIVHNVCSADIGNEMSRYPRLQNKLIEVVSDLLRERLGPTIKYVESLIEINKAYINTNHPNFVGAAKAMSIVVAERQKQKELESSSRLRLASERILNKKNHDYDEEDEDKENQQEMNNNEEEVVEDLEADIKSVDDEIPKSNRRRAASTRTYSVRSESTSGHYHHGHLHQQSSSSYLNYFLGKDPVVHQQHLQTQAQLNPTPFKFPAPQEATSLQFNTTFINSNNTSTTTPINATTTNNFNSNLPDEFGNKLALSDSTVSSFESDELIHELSEREQMECELIRRLIISYFCIVRETIQDQVPKAIMCLLVNHIKQEIQNRLVVKLYNENMFDELLQEDETIQAEREKCIELLKTYREASDIISEVF, encoded by the coding sequence ATGTCATTTCAAGATCTCATACCAGTAGTCAATAAACTACAAGATATAGTTACTACCACTCAAGTAtctgatattgatttaCCCATTTTAGCTGTTGTGGGATCTCAATCTTGTGGTAAATCTTCGGTATTAGAAAATATTGTTGGTAAAGACTTTTTACCTCGAGGCACTGGGATCGTTACTAGAAGACCATTGGTATTACAATTGATTAATGTTAGTGAAGATGATCCTATTGTTACAAAAGTCCCCGCTCAACAACtgcagcagcaacagcaaccaccacaacaacaactgcaGTATACTGATTCACTGGATGAGATCAACTTGGAAGATCATTTGAGAAAAATGAACGGTAGTACTAGAGGTAAGAAACCATCTGCTGAATGGGGTGAATTCTTACATATCCCTAATAAACgattttataatttcaatGATATTAGAAGAGAAATTGAGAATGAAACTTTAAGAATTGCTGGTCAAAATAAAGGTATCAGTAGATTACCAATCAATCTCAAGATTTATTCACCTAatgtattgaatttaaCATTAGTGGATTTGCCAGGTTTAACCAAGATTCCTATTGGTGATCAACCAactgatattgaaaaacaaactaGAAGTTTAATTTTAGAATATATTTCCAAACAAAATTGTATTATATTGGCAGTATCTCCTGCTAATGTTGATTTGGTCAATTCTGAATCTCTTAAATTGGGAAGACAAGTTGATCCTACTGGGAAAAGAACTATTGGGATTTTAACaaaattggatttaatGGATCAAGGTACTAATGCATTAGATATTTTGAAGGGGAATGTTTATCCATTGAAATTAGGAtttattggtattgttAATCGTTCACAACAAGATATTTCTGAACATAAATCTTTAGATGAATCTTTATTTGAtgaacaacaatttttcgCTAATCATCCAGCTTATAAAACCATGGCTAAAAGATGTGGTACAAAATATTTGGCCCAAACTTTGAATAAgattttaatgaatcatATTAGAGAAAGATTACCTGATATTAAGGCAAAATTAAACACTTTGATTGGTCAAACAGAACATGAGTTGGCTTCTTATGGTGATGggtttggttttggtgATTCCAAAGAAGCTCGTGGAGCCATGGTATTAACTTTAATGACAAAATTTGCTAATTCATTTGTTGGATCTATTGAAGGTACAGCTGTTAATGAAACTGCTGCAAGAGAATTATGTGGTGGGGCCcgaatttattatatttataatgaaatttttggTTCTCAATTGGcatcaattaatccaaCCCATAATTTGTCTATTCATGACATCAGAACGGCAATTAGAAATTCTACTGGGCCTCGACCTTCATTATTTGTTCCAGAATTGGCTTTTGACATTTTAGTTAAACctcaaattaaattattagaagcTCCAGCACATAGATGTGTTGAATTGGTTTATGAagaattgatgaaaattgtTCATAATGTTTGTTCAGCCGATATTGGTAATGAAATGAGTAGATATCCCCGtttacaaaataaattaattgaagttGTCAGTGATTTATTGAGAGAAAGATTAGGACCAACTATTAAATATGTtgaatcattaattgaaatcaacaaGGCATATATTAACACCAATCATCCTAATTTTGTGGGGGCTGCTAAAGCTATGagtattgttgttgccGAACGTCAAAAGCAAAAGGAATTGGAACTGTCTAGTAGATTGAGATTAGCCAGTGAAAGAATTttaaataagaaaaatcatgattatgatgaagaagacgaagataaagaaaatcaacaagaaatgaataataatgagGAAGAAGTGGTTGAAGATCTTGAAGCTGATATCAAATCggttgatgatgaaatacCCAAATCAAATCGTCGACGTGCAGCATCTACAAGAACTTATTCGGTAAGATCAGAATCAACTTCAGGACATTATCATCATggtcatcttcatcaacaatcCTCTTCAAgttatttgaattatttccTTGGGAAAGATCCTGTggttcatcaacaacatttaCAAACTCAAGCCCAATTGAATCCAACTCCATTCAAATTCCCTGCCCCACAAGAAGCCACTTCATTACAATTTAATACTACTTTTATAAATAGCAATAATACCTCCACCACTACTCCAATTAatgctactactactaacaATTTTAATTCCAATTTACCTGATGAATTTGGCAATAAATTAGCATTATCTGATTCCACTGTAAGTTCATTTGAATCGGATGAATTGATCCATGAATTGAGTGAACGTGAACAAATGGAATGTGAATTAATTAGACgattaattatttcttaTTTCTGTATTGTTAGAGAAACCATTCAAGATCAAGTACCTAAAGCCATCATGTGTTTATTAGTGAATCatattaaacaagaaattcaaaatagATTGGTGGTGaaattatataatgaaaatatgtttgatgaattattacaaGAAGATGAGACTATTCAAGCTGAACGTGAAAAATGCAtagaattattgaaaacatATAGAGAAGCATCTGATATAATTAGTGAAgtcttttaa